A single region of the Podospora pseudopauciseta strain CBS 411.78 chromosome 1, whole genome shotgun sequence genome encodes:
- the TEF-1 gene encoding translation elongation factor EF-1 alpha (EggNog:ENOG503NU3J; COG:J) — protein MGKEDKTHINVVVIGHVDSGKSTTTGHLIYKCGGIDKRTIEKFEKEAAELGKGSFKYAWVLDKLKAERERGITIDIALWKFETPKYYVTVIDAPGHRDFIKNMITGTSQADCAILIIAAGTGEFEAGISKDGQTREHALLAYTLGVKQLIVAINKMDTTKWSEARFNEIIKETSNFIKKVGYNPKTVAFVPISGFNGDNMLEASTNCPWYKGWEKEVKGGKATGKTLLEAIDSIEPPKRPTDKPLRLPLQDVYKIGGIGTVPVGRIETGVLKPGMVVTFAPSNVTTEVKSVEMHHEQLAEGVPGDNVGFNVKNVSVKEIRRGNVAGDSKNDPPMGAASFDAQVIVLNHPGQVGAGYAPVLDCHTAHIACKFSELLQKIDRRTGKAVEESPKFIKSGDAAIVKMVPSKPMCVEAFTEYPPLGRFAVRDMRQTVAVGVIKKVEKAAAGSGKVTKSAAKAGKK, from the exons ATGGG caaggaggacaagacTCACATCAACGTCGTCGTTATCGGCCACGTCGATTCCGGCAAGTCGACCACCACTGGTCACTTGATCTACAAGTGCGGTGGTATTGACAAGCGTACCATCGAGAAGTTCGAGAAG GAAGCTGCTGAGCTCGGCAAGGGCTCCTTCAAGTATGCCTGGGTTCTTGACAAGTTGAAGGCCGAGCGTGAGCGTGGTATCACCATCGATATTGCCCTCTGGAAGTTCGAGACCCCCAAGTACTATGTCACCGTCATCG ATGCCCCCGGCCATCGTGATTTCATCAAGAACATGATTACTGGTACTTCCCAGGCCGATTGCGCCATTCTCATCATTGCCGCCGGTACTGGTGAGTTCGAGGCTGGTATCTCCAAGGATGGCCAGACCCGTGAGCACGCTCTCCTCGCCTACACCCTCGGTGTGAAGCAGCTCATCGTCGCCATCAACAAGATGGACACCACCAAGTGGTCCGAGGCCCGCTTCAACGAGATCATCAAGGAGACCTCCAACTTCATCAAGAAGGTCGGCTACAACCCCAAGACTGTTGCCTTCGTCCCCATTTCCGGTTTCAACGGCGACAACATGCTTGAGGCTTCCACCAACTGCCCCTGGTACAAGggctgggagaaggaggtcaagggtGGCAAGGCCACCGGCAAGACCCTCCTTGAGGCCATCGACTCCATCGAGCCCCCCAAGCGTCCCACCGACAAGCCCCTCCGTCTTCCCCTCCAGGACGTCTACAAGATCGGCGGTATCGGCACAGTCCCTGTCGGCCGTATCGAGACTGGTGTCCTCAAGCCCGGTATGGTCGTTACCTTCGCTCCTTCCAACGTCACCACTGAAGTCAAGTCCGTCGAGATGCACCACGAGCAGCTCGCTGAGGGTGTCCCCGGTGACAACGTTGGTTTCAACGTGAAGAACGTCTCCGTCAAGGAAATCCGCCGTGGCAACGTTGCCGGTGACTCCAAGAACGACCCCCCCATGGGCGCCGCCTCTTTCGATGCCCAGGTCATcgtcctcaaccaccccggCCAGGTCGGTGCTGGTTACGCCCCCGTCCTCGATTGCCACACTGCCCACATCGCCTGCAAGTTCTCTGAGCTCCTGCAGAAGATCGACCGCCGTACTGGTAAGGCCGTTGAGGAGAGCCCCAAGTTCATCAAGTCTGGTGATGCTGCCATCGTCAAGATGGTTCCCTCCAAGCCCATGTGCGTTGAGGCTTTCACTGAGTACCCTCCCCTCGGTCGTTTCGCCGTCCGTGACATGCGTCAGACCGTCGCTGTCGGTGTCATCAAGAAGGTCGAGAAGGCCGCTGCTGGTTCCGGCAAGGTCACCAAGTCCGCTGCCAAGGCTGGCAAGAAATAA
- a CDS encoding hypothetical protein (COG:P; EggNog:ENOG503NXWD) produces MARQSSWSSRTLAHFRQGGKLEPFRLLRQDARNLRRRWVSDWTVFNQLVVASAVYVFFTNILPGITFASDLYVLTGRSWGTVEVVFSTGLCGVIFAVFSAQPLTILGVTGPFSVLAENLYELCSDGFKVPFLPVMAWSLIHSAWMHYLLAIFNAHDWTMQYVTDFSADIFSLLNSIIYFHKAAMELKRTHEQMPLDSFLYAMIGAVGTCLVAILLSTATKWKPLFGRVIRMGLSEYAAAISIILFIGIPYIGDLADLDHGRLAVQTSFRPTNPEREVFFVRFWELPVEWVFISIIPGAIITILFYFDHEISSIICTVDRYGVKKPGGYAWDIALLGTTTALCGILGIPPANGLLPQAPLHSESLRHWVVDEDQVVPAPEEEEEEEESGAHTNLVPRVYEQRYSHFLQAAMIMVFVNPPFQRVLGLTPTSVLAGLFMFMGYQSLSVNPMLTRFFHLFTPPSELPELPAGVRWGGVHAYTVTQILVTVGIFAVTLTVAAPGFPLLIIILVPVRLCVMNRVWGREALRFVDGWACREGKPEDGEMVGGDEGFVAGGRDVEDGGERSKSQ; encoded by the exons ATGGCCAGGCAATCTTCGTGGTCCTCGAGGACTCTCGCTCACTTTCGTCAAGGCGGCAAACTGGAGCCGTTCAGACTTCTCAGGCAAGATGCTCGCAACCTTCGGAGGCGATGGGTGTCGGACTGGACAGTCTTCAACCAGCTCGTGGTAGCCAGCGCTGTCTACGTCTTTTTTACCAACATCCTGCCCGGCATCACTTTTGCGAGTGATCTGTACGTTCTCACTGGGAGATCGTGGGGGACGGTTGAGGTTGTTTTTAGCACTGGGTTGTGTGGTGTCATCTTTGCGGT GTTCTCTGCTCAGCCGTTGACTATTCTTGGGGTTACTGGGCCGTTTTCGGTGCTGGCCGAGAATTTGTACGAGTTGTGCAGTGATGGCTTCAAG GTACCCTTCCTGCCTGTTATGGCCTGGTCTCTTATCCATTCGGCTTGGATGCATTACCTTTTGGCCATCTTCAACGCCCACGACTGGACCATGCAGTATGTTACAGACTTCAGCGCCGATATCTTCTCGCTGCTCAACAGCATCATCTACTTCCACAAGGCCGCCATGGAGCTCAAGCGGACGCACGAGCAGATGCCGCTGGACTCGTTTCTCTACGCCATGATTGGCGCTGTTGGGACGTGTTTGGTTGCTATACTCCTGTCCACGGCTACAAAGTGGAAGCCCCTTTTTGGGCGTGTCATCCGGATGGGATTGTCTGAGTATGCAGCTGCGATATCGATTATTCTGTTTATTGGGATTCCGTATATTGGAGACCTGGCCGACTTGGATCATGGCCGGCTTGCGGTGCAAACTTCTTTCCGGCCGACGAATCCAGAGCGCGAGGTGTTTTTTGTGAGGTTCTGGGAGCTGCCTGTGGAGTGGGTGTTTATCTCGATCATCCCAGGGGCGATCATCACGATACTTTTCTATTTTGACCATGAgatcagcagcatcatctgCACTGTCGACCGGTACGGGGTGAAGAAACCTGGAGGATATGCTTGGGATATTGCCTTGCTGGGCACGACAACGGCCTTGTGTGGGATATTGGGTATCCCGCCGGCCAACGGGCTGTTGCCACAGGCACCACTTCATTCAGAATCCCTGCGGCATTGGGTAGTTGATGAGGATCAAGTTGTTCCGGCccccgaagaagaagaagaagaagaagaaagcgGCGCCCATACGAACCTTGTTCCCAGGGTCTACGAACAGCGATACTCCCACTTCCTACAAGCAGCCATGATAATGGTGTTTGTCAACCCGCCTTTCCAGCGAGTCTTGGGTCTGACACCGACTTCGGTGTTGGCGGGATTGTTCATGTTTATGGGTTATCAGTCCCTCAGTGTGAACCCTATGCTGACGAGGTTCTTTCACTTGTTCACACCGCCATCTGAGCTGCCCGAGTTGCCTGCGGGGGTGcgttggggaggggtgcATGCTTATACTGTCACGCAGATTTTGGTCACGGTGGGGATCTTTGCCGTGACGCTTACGGTTGCGGCACCGGGGTTTCCGCTGTTGATCATCATCTTGGTGCCGGTGAGGTTGTGTGTGATGAAtcgggtttgggggagggaggcgttgaggTTTGTAGATGGCTGGGCCTGTCGGGAGGGGAAGCCGGAGGATGGTGAgatggtgggaggggatgaggggttTGTGGCCGGGGGAAGAGAcgtggaggatggaggggagaggTCCAAGAGTCAATGa
- the RTA3 gene encoding Envelope glycoprotein gp160 (COG:S; EggNog:ENOG503NWCU) produces the protein MSSTVNEDNHGPAPEGYDTWEKYCAATTAQFCFDAQPPIEGVWEKIPSLTTNAIFAALFGVSFIAFIITYFRSRRQGTFFTVMMCLGLLCEIVGYAGRAASAKNPWDDMGFMIQIVTLTIGPAFLAAGIYTCLAKVVSVYGEESSRLPAGWYTRIFIPCDVVSLVLQASGGGIAAASDDLDLLNMGNNIMIAGLSFQVFILAVFLAVSGEFLLRVRNRKKTYGPDAGFEQAEPAKSIRQGFMFKAIMIALAVSTVAIFWRSCFRVAELSEGWNGPLMAREDLFIAFESVMILIAVVVMNVFNPCMVFGVMMSSKWRKQGGFRKSESTATTSSDEELNVLRQSAQGSRRAAGFGNQRYYQSQGHHNGNQNQNSRYGDV, from the exons ATGTCCTCCACCGTCAACGAAGACAACCACGGGCCTGCTCCTGAAGGCTACGACACGTGGGAGAAATACTGCGCCGCCACAACAGCTCAGTTCTGCTTCGACGCCCAACCTCCCATCGAGGGCGTCTGGGAAAagatcccctccctcaccaccaacgccatCTTCGCCGCCCTCTTCGGCGTCTCCTTCATcgccttcatcatcacctaCTTCCGCTCCCGCCGCCAGGGCACCTTTTTCACCGTCATGATGTGTCTTGGGCTGCTGTGTGAAATCGTCGGTTACGCCGGGAGAGCCGCATCGGCCAAGAACCCCTGGGACGACATGGGCTTCATGATTCAGATTGTGACTCTGACGATTGGACCGGCTTTTTTGGCTGCGGGTATCTACACTTGCCTGGCCAAGGTGGTGAGCGTCTATGGTGAGGAGAGCAGCAGGTTGCCCGCCGGTTGGTATACCCGCATC TTCATCCCCTGCGACGTCGTCTCTCTTGTCCTCCAAGCCTCGGGAGGTGGcatcgccgccgcctcggacgacctcgacctcctcaacatgGGCAACAACATCATGATCGCCGGTCTCTCCTTCCAGgtcttcatcctcgccgtcttcctcgccgtGTCGGGCGAGTTCCTCCTCCGGGTCCGCAACCGCAAAAAGACCTACGGACCCGACGCCGGGTTCGAGCAAGCCGAGCCTGCCAAGTCCATCCGTCAGGGGTTCATGTTCAAGGCCATCATGATCGCGCTCGCGGTCAGCACCGTTGCCATCTTCTGGCGGTCGTGCTTCCGTGTCGCGGAGCTGTCCGAGGGCTGGAACGGCCCCCtcatggcgagggaggatcTCTTCATCGCGTTCGAGTCGGTCATGATCCTCATtgccgtggtggtgatgaacgTGTTCAACCCCTGCATGGTGTTCGGTGTCATGATGAGCAGCAAGTGGAGGAAGCAGGGCGGGTTCAGAAAGTCCGAGAGCacggccaccacctccagcgACGAGGAGCTCAACGTCCTCCGGCAGTCCGCTCAGGGCTCGAGGAGGGCGGCCGGTTTCGGAAACCAGAGGTACTACCAGAGCCAGGGGCATCACAATGGCAACCAGAACCAGAACAGCCGGTATGGTGATGTTTAA
- the TGL1 gene encoding cholesterol esterase (COG:I; MEROPS:MER0208659; EggNog:ENOG503NUHK), which produces MPVPFLGRLNPTEYAALVGSFLLVGLEAFIRIFTLALPPSLLQLCYGISRRLFNRWTSPAQKRAEQRRKSVSASIRDASDFVDLCAMFGYTAEEHVVRTEDGYLLGIHRLAWRKGEEERRVNRGPTSVKKKVVYLHHGLLMNSEVWVCLTDEQRALPFALVEKGFDVWYSKKSIRYSPTTTEFWNFSIDQFALHDIPNSISYILEITGQPSLSYIGFSQGTAQAFASLSIHPKLNEQVNVFIALAPAMSPAGLSNGIVDALVKASPQVLFLLFGRRSILSSATMWQSILYPPLFTKLIDLGLSFLFNWQTKNISTSQKLAAYPHLYSFTSTKSVVHWFQIIRTKSFQMYDDDVHRPLISATSNKYTKVARYPTRNIKTPIVLVYGGSDSLVDIKAMLKELPSQTLANEIPHYEHLDFLWARDVDKLVFQHVFDALESFTGAEHTREEYERYRTVRKQHTDLVKMESGLRRASHLARGSDVADSDVSTAVGEEIVRVAELNGSSNEDAAGTGEEMEEAQSEWGVSPTKRLESPLKFESKGLPQFQDRERPWSRESHIPSPTTQQQLQLQPTVLPPRTSRIARPRASKGNLAAEIAASGGEDYPNSPHTPVSKAEMTDGFADSPAGDTGPHAATTGMTGMMNMMTTPKRRGTGGSHMSFDSMRGGRGISLGASKFSDAVAVLDGEGGAEEH; this is translated from the exons ATGCCTGTCCCCTTTCTGGGGCGCCTTAACCC CACCGAATATGCCGCCCTTGTTGGATCCTTTCTGCTTGTAGGGCTCGAGGCCTTTATTCGAATATTTACGCTTGCTTTGC CGCCGTCGTTACTACAGCTATGTTACGGGATCTCGAGACGTCTGTTTAATAGGTGGACTAGTCCAGCGCAGAAGCGGGCAGAGCAGAGGAGAAAAT CGGTCTCGGCCTCGATTCGCGATGCCTCCGATTTCGTCGATTTATGTGCCATGTTTGGCTACACCGCCGAGGAACACGTGGTACGAACCGAGGATGGGTATTTGCTGGGAATACACAGACTTGCATGgcggaagggggaggaggaacggAGGGTGAATCGCGGGCCGACCAgcgtcaagaagaaggtggttTACCTGCACCATGGGCTGCTAATGAACAGCGAGGTGTGGGTTTGCTTGACGGATGAGCAACGCGCTTTGCCCTTTGcgttggtggagaagggtTTTGACGTTTGG TACTCGAAAAAGTCGATCCGATATTCCCCCACGACGACCGAGTTTTGGAACTTTTCCATTGACCAATTTGCCCTCCACGATATTCCTAATAGCATCAGCTACATTCTCGAGATCACCGGCCAGCCGTCCCTCTCCTACATCGGCTTCTCCCAAGGCACCGCGCAGGCTTTTGCCAGCTTGTCCATCCACCCCAAGCTCAACGAGCAGGTCAATGTCTTTATCGCTCTGGCGCCAGCCATGTCGCCAGCGGGCTTGTCTAACGGCATAGTTGACGCTCTGGTCAAGGCCTCGCCACAGGTGCTGTTCCTCCTTTTCGGCCGGCGGTCCATACTCAGCTCGGCCACCATGTGGCAGTCAATCCTCTATCCACCACTGTTCACCAAGCTCATCGATCTAGGTCTCTCGTTTCTCTTCAACTGGCAAACCAAAAACATCAGCACTTCGCAGAAACTGGCCGCTTACCCTCATCTCTACTCGTTCACCTCAACAAAATCAGTGGTACACTGGTTCCAGATCATACGAACCAAGTCCTTCCAGATGTATGATGACGATGTCCACCGGCCCCTGATCtcagccaccagcaacaagtACACCAAAGTCGCTAGGTACCCGACGAGGAACATCAAGACGCCGATCGTGCTCGTATACGGAGGTAGTGACTCGTTGGTCGATATCAAGGCCATGCTGAAGGAGCTTCCTAGTCAAACGCTAGCCAACGAGATCCCACACTACGAGCACCTGGACTTTTTGTGGGCGAGGGACGTGGACAAGTTGGTTTTCCAGCATGTCTTTGATGCGCTGGAGAGTTTCACTGGGGCGGAGCATACGAGGGAGGAGTATGAGCGGTATAGAACTGTCAGAAAACAGCACACCGACTTGGTCAAGATGGAGAGTGGGCTGAGAAGGGCAAGCCACCTGGCTAGGGGAAGTGATGTGGCTGATAGTGATGTCAGCACAGCGGTTGGGGAAGAAATAGTGAGGGTCGCGGAGTTGAATGGGAGTTCAAATGAAGACGCGGCCGGGactggggaggagatggaggaggcgcaAAGTGAATGGGGGGTGTCACCTACAAAGAGGCTAGAAAGCCCGTTGAAGTTTGAGTCGAAGGGCCTGCCACAGTTTCAGGACCGTGAGAGGCCATGGTCGAGGGAGAGCCACATCCCTTCGCCGacaacacagcagcagctaCAGCTCCAACCCACCGTCTTGCCACCTAGGACAAGTAGGATTGCCAGGCCGAGGGCTAGCAAGGGGAACCTAGCTGCCGAGATAGCTGCTTCCGGTGGTGAGGACTACCCAAACTCCCCGCACACGCCCGTGTCCAAAGCGGAGATGACGGACGGGTTCGCAGACAGTCCAGCTGGCGACACTGGCCCTCACGCCGCCACGACGGGGATGACGGGGATGATGAACATGATGACTACTCCtaagaggagggggacgggagggagTCATATGAGTTTTGACTCtatgaggggagggaggggaattAGTCTGGGTGCCAGTAAGTTCTCCGACGCTGTTGCTGTTCTtgatggggaaggaggggcagaaGAACACTGA
- a CDS encoding hypothetical protein (EggNog:ENOG503P9CH), translated as MTYASSNTIPRRRPLTLTPIKVKGRGRKPKWQPPNPAQLQSLMEERRRKREEENGHDNVDDISSRSSKRYKQSFPPKSRLESLPPEMLWPIAVRSQNLHLLRVSRFLRGLLSDRSFELEMAVAAFGPTWDMYFGRPRSTIGSPPEPEQFPGDPKFQGNVLAARLMHDTRYMNVDFILKAQQVWCRQERTERHMEKAACILWKPPTQVQPKQEGSEANKDQRAEEKQELGYREREVEKIRERFDEDWQEFCDACPFNNTTKLEYEIGTNTQGPKGGYLDLHPLTPIPDRFLKGPFDLESVKLLFWLVRGGARILPEHNWEATKHGFEQIMNVESRLGIYVLILFDILGVFQKEHWPPFLLDEKMKWVKETRRVEMSAQSWKYRLSILAHRMFLSRQEQEENSRLGRDSLNSGRRDRGPRR; from the exons ATGACTTACGCATCTTCTAACACAATTCCTCGCCGGCGGCCGTTGACCCTCACGCCTATCAAGGTAAAGGGCCGCGGTCGCAAGCCGAAGTGGCAGCCCCCCAACCCTGCGCAGCTTCAAAGCTTGATGGAGGAGCGCCgaaggaaaagagaggaggagaacggCCACGATAATGTCGACGATATTTCATCCAGGTCTTCCAAACGGTACAAGCAGTCCTTCCCACCGAAGTCTAGGCTCGAGTCGCTACCCCCCGAAATGCTCTGGCCCATAGCCGTCAGGTCACAGAACCTGCATCTCCTGAGGGTCAGCAGGTTTCTTCGAGGTCTCTTGTCAGACAGATCATTCGAACTGGAAATGGCTGTGGCGGCATTCGGCCCAACATGGGATATGTATTTCGGCCGGCCGAGGAGCACTATTGGTAGCCCTCCTGAACCTGAACAGTTTCCTGGGGACCCCAAATTCCAG GGCAATGTGCTTGCTGCGCGTCTCATGCATGACACGCGCTACATGAATGTTGATTTCATACTCAAAGCCCAGCAGGTCTGGTGTCGCCAAGAGCGCACAGAGAGGCACATGGAAAAAGCGGCGTGTATCTTGTGGAAACCGCCGACCCAGGTACAGCCAAAACAAGAGGGATCGGAAGCCAACAAAGACCAGCGAGCTGAAGAGAAGCAAGAACTTGGATACAGGGAGCGAGAAGTGGAGAAGATCAGGGAGAGGTTCGACGAAGACTGGCAAGAGTTTTGCGACGCCTGCCCGTTTAACAACACAACGAAACTCGAATATGAGATCGGAACGAATACGCAGGGCCCGAAAGGCGGCTATCTGGACCTCCACCCTTTGACACCAATTCCCGATCGGTTCTTGAAAGGGCCATTTGACTTGGAATCAGTCAAATTACTCTTCTGGCTGGTTCGTGGAGGAGCCCGCATATTGCCCGAGCACAACTGGGAGGCCACCAAACACGGATTCGAACAGATCATGAACGTGGAGAGTCGGCTGGGCATCTATGTGCTCATCCTCTTCGACATTCTCGGCGTGTTCCAGAAGGAGCATTGGCCACCATTTTTGCTCGACGAGAAAATGAAATGGGTCAAAGAGACAAGGCGGGTTGAGATGTCTGCTCAATCGTGGAAGTACCGTCTGTCCATTCTTGCGCATCGCATGTTTTTGTCGCGCCAGGAACAGGAAGAGAATTCGCGCCTGGGACGGGATAGTTTGAAtagtgggaggagggacagggggccgaggaggtga
- the rps30a_1 gene encoding 40S ribosomal protein S30 (COG:J; EggNog:ENOG503P6SS), with product MGKVHGSLARAGKVKSQTPKVEKQEKKKTPKGRAKKRLTYTRRFVNITLTGGKRKMNPNPTA from the exons ATGGGAAAGGTTCACGGAAG TTTGGCTCGTGCCG GAAAGGTCAAGTCTCAGACCCCTAAGGTCgagaagcaggagaagaagaagactcc CAAGGGCCGTGCGAAGAAGAGACTCACTTACACTCGCCGTTTCGTCAACATCACCTTGACTGGTGGCAAGCGCAAG ATGAACCCTAACCCCACTGCTTAA
- a CDS encoding hypothetical protein (EggNog:ENOG503P0Z8; COG:S), with amino-acid sequence MKPTTLLSTLLPLTSAYSIPKDSTAPSSNAFKIPTARESAILARRILTLTPLGTISTIFPSTTSSRNPPGIEGKPHALMEYISACDPLAPSNPTLLSLNISSTFRNAANANLSLAITWTPPPLPPPSRSFLSHLNPFSSEPPVQPQSYSAAALPRYSLMGYLEPIPGADDPKSDVGKLVQTCYTNTHPDAKYWLPGNRIHESHFVRLVVTEIYWVGGFGDRAYIGWIDAKDWESVTEKEIEGARLPGEKPLEGGDL; translated from the coding sequence atgaaacccaccaccctcctctccaccctcctccccctcacctcgGCCTACTCCATCCCCAAGGACTCAACCGCCCCCAGCAGCAATGCCTTCAAGATCCCCACCGCCCGCGAAtccgccatcctcgcccgcCGAATcctaaccctaaccccgCTAGGCACCATCTCGaccatcttcccctccaccacctcgtcccGCAACCCCCCAGGAATTGAAGGCAAACCCCACGCCCTAATGGAATACATCTCCGCCTGTGACCCCCTCGCACCCTCCAACCCGACCCTCTTGTCcctcaacatctcctccaccttccgCAACGCAGCCaacgccaacctctccctaGCCATAACTTggaccccccctcccctcccccctccctcaaggtccttcctctcccatctcaaccccttttcttccGAACCCCCCGTTCAGCCCCAATCCTACAGCGCCGCCGCTCTCCCGCGGTACTCCCTGATGGGGTATCTCGAACCCATCCCCGGAGCGGACGACCCAAAGAGTGATGTGGGCAAGCTGGTTCAGACTTGCTACACCAACACGCATCCGGACGCGAAGTACTGGCTTCCGGGAAATAGGATTCACGAGAGCCACTttgtgaggttggtggtgacggagATTTACTGGGTGGGCGGGTTTGGGGATAGGGCGTATATCGGGTGGATTGACGCCAAGGATTGGGAGAGTGTGAccgagaaggagattgaggggGCGAGGTTACCTGGGGAGAAGCCGCTTGAAGGGGGGGATCTTTAG